The following DNA comes from Anopheles coustani chromosome 2, idAnoCousDA_361_x.2, whole genome shotgun sequence.
gcaactttgaagatgcccTCAATGCGTACGAGCGTCTGATGGAGCTGAAAGACAAGTACTACGACCGGCAGGTGCTGGACATCGTAGTGCGCGCCATCGTAACCGGGGAACTGGATGCCGATGGACAACCGTGTGGGCgattgaagaaaaaagcaaTCAATCTACTTGGGCACGCGTGCGCTCAGCGTGCGAACGATGGCTACCTTTTCGTACTGGCGGCGGAACTGGAGGATGTCGATCTGTTGCGTCGCTGTCAGAAGCTTCAAAACGCCTACCGTGGCTACACGCAATCGAACAGCCAATGGTCGAAGGCGGGCGAAAGTTGCCTCACGGTGGTTAACCTTTGTGTGGAGCTGTGCGAGTACAGTTTGAAGGCTTTTGTTGAAGGGAAGGAGGATAAGGATCGCTTTGTTGCCCTGCGATCGCAGCTTTCGTCGGCACGGCTTGCCGGTCAAGGTTGTGTACGATCGGCCAAGAACGAAGATTGGCCTCAGTGTGCTGAACCGACGAATATGCTAGAGGAACTAGTACGTAAGATTACTTCTGAATTAACGGAAGCTATCGGGAAATAAACTATTCCATTGACAGGGACGTTAACATTCGTGATGGGTCGGTCTGGCATTGGCATCTTTTTGTATGACGTTTCCGAATATAATTTTAACAATATTGAATATAAAGATCTACATTGAATGTTAGTCATTTCTTTCAATGTGGGGAACGATAGTATTGATATTGCTTCACACaggaagatttatttttaatgtagaTTCAAATTAGTACTAATCAAAACACGCACCGTCTGATCAAACGATCCACATACGGCTAAACCGACTCGATCCGGGCTCCAGTCGAACGTGTGAACAGGTTGGGTGGAAAGTGTCGTTGCGTGCAGCATTTCCAACGTACCAGCAACTCCCTGTTCTTCTCCATCCGCTAAACTTTTGGTTCGTTTCTCCGGGTAATGGCTGCAATAGAATAATTTGTATACATTAATACTCCCAAAATAGTTTTCCCTGGCATCAATGCAACACTTACTAGAGCCAAATGCGCACATTTCCCGATCCTCCGCCCGTGACGAAGATGTCTCGGTTTTGTGGAAGATGCTTCACCGTCCAGACGGTTGATTTCCCTCCACTGATGACACCGTTTGTACCAAGCGCCTGGCCAACCGTTTTCTCCCTTACCGAGGCAAATCCCTTCTGAGAGTGCTGCGTACGCATATCGTACACGTGAAGGCCGCCTTCAAGCGTACTGACTGCCAGCTTGTTCATGCGGATGTCCTTTCGGTCAAACTCGAGCGAGCATATTCCGTTCTTTACATTCGTTTCCCAGCGTAGCTTTAGATTGCGCAAGTCGACCAGTTTTAAATCACCATTGTCATACCCAGAGCAGACGAGTCGTTCGAGCGCATTGTACGAATCGCCAAAGCCAACGGCCCAGCAGTCGCGCCTTTCGGAGGGTTCCATACTTGCCGGGCTAATGTGTGCTACCGGATCCGTCGGCTGGCGTGGATCCCAAACTTTCACCGACCCATCCCGGCCCCCGGTCACTATTTCCGGGGCTCCACAGTTAACCGTCGATCCCCCTATTGCGTCCAACGAGTTGATGATGCCATCGTGGGCGGATACTTCGTAAATCGGTGCGTCGAGGCGCTCGAGATCGTACACGGATAGTTTGCCGGTGAAATCGCCAAGGGCAAGATGTTCAGTGCGCAGTTTCGATGCCCCAAACGAGCAGCACTTTAACGATTTGTCCTTCTCGGTATCCTTGACCAGATCCAGCGTGCCACGATTGAGTTCGTAGATTTGAAGCGCGCCCGTCCCTTTCGGCTTCGAACCGATAACGACGAACTTGGCGGTGCAAGGTATCCATTTGACGTCGTACACGGAATATGCGAGCGATTTTTCGATGTGCGATATCATTTGAACGGAATCCATTGTTGTGTGCCGAATGGTAGCAATTGGTGTGCTAACATGCTACAATTAACTCGTGTGAAGTGTGAACAATCTGGAAAACTTGGTAACTACCGCCGGTAACCTTTGCCGGTTGCTATGatttgtaaataaacaaaGATTCGTCTCGTCAACTGATGTTGTCATCAAGGATGCCTCAAAACtgtcaaatgaaaataacGGGTGATCACAACTTTCCACGACCGTATACGATTTCGCTTACATCCAACTAGGATTATTATCTTCCTACGTATTATTATTTCCATAATAGATGGAAAACTATTATTAATTATAAAGAGAAATTTCAGCTTGATTTCAATAGCTATCCATacgtgatttaaaaataaaaagcaacgCTTGTTGATCTTCTTTCAAGCAAGTCAAAGAATGCGTTGACCGAGACCTAACTCGTACTCAAAATATCAACCAACTCTCCGCACACTTTTCTTCAGTCTCACTTGATTTGTCGAACGATCAAGACGCTCGCAGCAAAGCTGTTTCCCGTGTTAAATTCTTGGTGACTGTGtgattgaaaaacaataacTTAAACAACCTGTCGAGAGAAAACAATAAGTCGTCGTAATTACGGTACTGTGTTGTTATCCGAGCAGGATAGTTTTGCATCCCGTCTACTGCTGAAACGTGCCGAAAAATCTCAGCTTGATCGTCGCAACTTGTGGCCGCAAAAGTACATCCACGCTTTGACACACATAGATATACGTTCCGCAGCATTTTTTCTCGAAAGGACGAGCTACCTGGTGCAGGAAATAGCATCTTCAGAAGCCGTGCAGTGCAGTGGACGGTGAAAGAGATTGATTCCGGTCGTCTCGCGAGTTTGGATACCGGGATTAGTTCATGGTTAGTTATGCTTCATCCGTGTTTTGTAAATGTAAATCAAAATTTACTTCTCGACTAAGTAGCCCCTTGCAGACAGGCGGCAGCTCGCTCTAT
Coding sequences within:
- the LOC131267353 gene encoding dynein axonemal assembly factor 10, with translation MDSVQMISHIEKSLAYSVYDVKWIPCTAKFVVIGSKPKGTGALQIYELNRGTLDLVKDTEKDKSLKCCSFGASKLRTEHLALGDFTGKLSVYDLERLDAPIYEVSAHDGIINSLDAIGGSTVNCGAPEIVTGGRDGSVKVWDPRQPTDPVAHISPASMEPSERRDCWAVGFGDSYNALERLVCSGYDNGDLKLVDLRNLKLRWETNVKNGICSLEFDRKDIRMNKLAVSTLEGGLHVYDMRTQHSQKGFASVREKTVGQALGTNGVISGGKSTVWTVKHLPQNRDIFVTGGGSGNVRIWLYHYPEKRTKSLADGEEQGVAGTLEMLHATTLSTQPVHTFDWSPDRVGLAVCGSFDQTVRVLISTNLNLH